Part of the Sulfuricurvum kujiense DSM 16994 genome, TTTTTCTTAGCAAAGTTTTTAACCGCAACCGCCGCACGGCGATCCGAGTTACCTTCACGAAGAACCGGGTTAACCGCTGAACCTAAACATGCAGAATAGCGTGCTTGGATCTCTTTTTCTTCATCATTTTTAGGCTCTTCCGGGTAGTTCGGAAGATCATAGCCTTGTGATTGAAGCTCTTCAATACACGCTTTAAGCTGTGGAATCGAAGCTGAAATGTTCGGTAATTTGATAATAACACCGTCCGGTTGAGTTGCAACTACGCCTAATTGTGCAAGATTGTCCGGAATACGTTGAGCGTCTGTCATACGTTCTGGAAATGTTGCGATAACACGACCTGCGAGTGAGATATCACTTGTTACGACTTCCACGCCTGCTGCTTTTGTGAATGCATTTACGATCGGTAGTAGCGAGTATGTCGCTAATGCCGGTGCTTCATCAATTACTGACCAAATGATTTTTGCCATCAGGTTCTCCTGTTATTTTTTTTATGCAAGCATCATAACACTGTAGTTCGATTTTTTTTCACTTTGTAACATCACAGGAGGGCAAAAGTTGACAAAGTGTTTCATTTTGTAGCATTTACTATGTTTTTATGGTGTGTAGAAAAGTAACTACTGTAGACATGCTCCCCATCCTTACCTCGTACGAAATAAAGATAATCGGTATGTGCGGGATGGAGTGCCGCCGCAATGGCTTCTTTGGAAACATTGCATACGGGATATTGAGGCAAACCTTTGTTTTTATAAGTATTATAGGGGCTTGTATCGGTTCTTATACGACGTGCCGTAACCTTTTGATGTGAGAATTCTCCATAATTTAACGTACCGTCCATTTGGAGTCTCATCCCTTTTTTGATCCGATTGTCAATAACGGAGCTCACATACGGCATATCGCCAACAGATGAGGCTTCTTTTTGGATAACGGACGCTTTTGTTACGATTTGTAACCATTTTTCACTATCGGGTTGTAAAAGATTCTCAGAAGCTATCTTTTTCATTATTCGATCAGATTCGTTCAAGAGATGAACGATCAGTTTCTCTTCACTGAATTCATTGGGAATGCTGTAAGTTTCAGGGACAAAATTTCCCTCTTTCAAACGGGCATGTTCGTCATACGCTTCACGAAGTTTATTGAGGTCTAATGAAAGTTCTTTTGCGAGCTGTTGTAAAAAAATCTCCGTAGTCTCTCCCGGAATCAATGTGACGGCTCTGCTCACCGCTTTTGCCGTTGTAAGCCGATAAAGATACCCTATACGTGTCATATTTTCGTCTTTAATGTCAATCCATCCCTGTTGGGGTTTGCCCAATAAACGTAAAATAAATGCATCGATTTTATAGACGTTGACCCCTTCGTTTTGGAGGTGTGATATACTTTTAAAGACGGAACCTTTCGGAATATATACGATTTTGGGTGATGTGACGGTGGAGAACAGGTAGGTCATGAAAGATATAATCATCACCAAAATCATTCCGAAAACCCATAAGAGTATTTTACTTTTTTTAGTTTTTACTTTTTTTCTCGGTTTTTTCACGTTTGTCGCTTTGCTTGAGGGATTTAGCATTGATCACCTGAAATTAGGTAAGGTCAAAGTTGAGAAATTATACCTAAAATGGGACAACTCCCTTCAGATAAAAGCATCAAAAATAGATTTAAGCGGCTTAAAAAACAGTGATGAGCCTTTTACGCTAAAACCCCTCTCTAAACTTCCCCGATACATACGCTGGACTGAAAAGTGGGTAGAATCCATTCAAATTGATATTATTAAGTATGACGACAACGTGGCTTCATTGTTTTATCGTAAAGGTGAAGTAGGTACACTATCCGTAGGAGATGAATCGAACCGTACACAAGGGACATTTGAGCTTAATGAGAGGGACTTTGCCGTCACTTTGCCCTCCTATGCATTGAAAAACGGTATTTTTTCAACCAAACTGCATATTAATCTTCTTAATCAGCATCTTAACGCCGCCATCATGGCGAATTTTCCACAAACACCTCGCTTAACACTCAATATTTCCGGAGATTCCGATTTGCTGAGTTTCTCCCTCTTCGCCGATAACTCGTTGACAACACTCAAGCCGTTAATCGATTTTTTCAATCTCGATCCCGAAATTACCCCATGGATTGTCGACTACGCAAAAGCCTCATCTCTACATCTAAAGCGATTACACGGGACATGCCATTATGATACCCCCGAAGAGCTTATAGAAACACTTACGGCGGATGCTACCGTCATTGATGCGTCATATACCTTTGCTCAAGGGTTTGAGCCTATTCGCTCCCCTCAAATCGATTTGAATTTTCGCAAAGGAAAACTTTATATCTTCCCTAAAAATGGGACGTTTTATACGCTTCCTACCGAACAGAGCCATGTAATCATCGATTTTATGACACCGCATACTATGCTGGATGCCTATATCCGGACACAGCATGCCAAACTCAATGATCCGATTTTATCTCTTTTGACATTTTACGATATCCATTTGCCGATCAAACAACAAAAAGGGGAATGTGCGGTAGATTTAAATCTCTCCATTAATCTCCATTCGCTGGATACGACCGGCAAAGGGGAATTCATCCCTACCGCTTCTGAAATCCTACTCGATAAAATCTTGCTCAACACCGAAAACGGGATCGTAAAAGTCAATCGAAATCATGTAACGTTTGAAAATTTTATCGCCCATTACGGCAATGACGTTGCCCATGCGAACGTCACCGGTGAGTACGATACCAAAAAAGAGAGAGGGGTCGTTTCCATTAATGCCTACGCAGTCTCACCCGTAAAAGGGAGCCTAAGCCTTTTTGATTCTAAAGAGCCGCTTCGTGTCGCCTATGTCATCGCCCCGGACGGCGATACTCTCAATGTAGAAAAATCTCACTGGAACCTTTTAGGAGAAAAATTAACGATTGAAGGGTTCCGTGCTCCGTTTGATTATCATCGTGCCTATACGGCAATCAATTCAGTCCCTTTTATCCTCTCCGATTCCGTTAAAGGAAAAATCAATGCCGCATTTGACGGTACAAAAAAACTATCCGACATTAAAGTCCGTCTGAATGAATTTAAACTTGGCGAAGTCAAGCTCAACCAATCCCAATTTGATGTAGATTTGCACTACAGTGACGAAATGCTGAAACTACGGATCAGCAGCGCTTCCGCATGGTCGATTCATCAGCTCCCTCTTCTCGTATCCCCCTTTAGTGCAATCCTTAAAAATGATCTTATAACATTTGATCAGATTGAAACTGTACTGGGTGATTTATTCAAAGGGAACTTTACGGGAACCTATCGCATGAATACCCATAAGGGGACAATCCGCCTGAGTAACATGATTCCTATTTCTCCTAAATTGACCCCGATCATAGAATCTAAAGAGTCGATCAATTTAATCGTTGACGCTACAAGCGATCCGATCCAAATCGATGCCCCCGAGCTAAAAGCCCATTTTTCGACCATATCAACCGGATGGAAAATTTTATTGAACGACATTTCTCTGATTTCCAAAAAATCCCCTATTTTACGACGCTACAATATCAATAACGGCTATTTGAATCTCTACTATACGGGAGAGAGTTCCCGCTTCCTTTTTAACGGAGAAATTGACTACCTCTATCCGCTCATGGTCGTCAACAATCTTCCGATAGAACATTACAAGTTTAGCGGCTCACATCAAAACGATGTCACACAAATCAGGGTTAACGACCGTTTAACGATTACCCATTCTCCCGAAAATATCTATATACGAGCTAACAATACCGGCCTGAACATGCCGGTTTTATTCAAATTTCTCTCTGCACACACCGAAGAGAGTGATGTATCATCATCTGACGATGCGTCAAAGCCCATCAATATTCATGCGACCAATTCCTATTTGTATCTCATGAAAGACAGAAAGATCGTGACCGATACGCTAGACGCGACACTCAACAACGATAATTTCGATGCATCGCTCCAGCATATGAACGGTTCGGCAACCCTCAAAATACGAAATAATCTTTTCTCAATCAACGGGAAAGGATTTAACGATAAGTTTATGGAACATCTTTTTGCCCTCAGCGATTTCAGCGGCGGAACCTTTGCTTTCGAAGCAAAAGGGAAAACCGATTCTTTTGACGGATTGATGAGAGTTGAAAATACCATTCTTAAAGATTATAAAGTCCTCAACAACGTACTGGCATTTGTAAATACCGTCCCATCCTTGGCAACATTTTCCCTTCCGACCTATAATTCCAAAGGGTTGCCGGTTAATGAAGGATATGCCCATTTCGCTTATCAAAAAGGGATCGTTTCCGTCGACAATTTCACCCTTAACTCGCCTGAAATCAAAATCACCGGTAACGCTCAGGCCAATTTTAATGCCAATCAGCTTGATGGGGTACTGACACTGAAAACCGATTTGGGATCGAAACTCGGCAAAGTGCCGATGGTAGGGTATATTCTTCTGGGGGAAGACGGCTCGCTCTCTACTACGCTGACGCTCAGCGGAAAACTCGATGATCCTAAAATCAGTACCGCTATCGCCAAAGAGATCGTCACCGCACCTTTTAATATCCTGCGAAGAACGTTGGTTTATCCGTTTTTATGGATGCTGGACGATAAAAATAAAAAATAATTTATTGAACAGTTATAGAAAAACAGTGCTCTTCATTTTCATATCGATAGGAGAGCAAAAAGCCGTGTTTGGCAACAATTTTACTGACAATATTTAGTCCGAGTCCGAAGCCATCGGTCGTGCGCGAACTTTCCTGACGGGTAAAGGGTGTCAGAAAATAACTGAACTCTTTTTCCAAAGGATCTCCGTGATTATAAATATTAATGCTCTTTGACGCGGCTTCCAGCCGTATCGGCAGCCGATCCGCGTATTTCAGCGCATTATCGAGCAGATTTTTTAACGCAAGCGATAAATACTGCAAATCGCCCGTTATCGAAAAATTCTCTTCGATACGGACCTCGATATTCGATTCATCGATCAGATAGAGTTTTGAAAGGGCCTCCATAACGAGTGTTTCGGCACTGAAGCTCTCCGATTGGATCGAATCGGTTGCCTGAAGTTTTTCGATCTCTAAAAGCTCCTGAGTCAGTTGCTCAAGCTCTTTAAACGAATGTTTCAGCGAATCGCGTATGTTCGATTCCTCCAACTGTTCCAGCGCAAACATTCCGCGCGCTATCGGGGTTCTAAGCTCGTGCCCCACATCCCGTAAAAGTTCCTGACGCGACCGTATCAGATTCTCTATCGTTTGCGCCATCTCGTTGTAGCTGCGTGCGACTTCGCCTATCTCGTCACGCGAATGTATCGGACTGCGGCTGCGGTACTCTCCCTGCGCAAATCGGCGCATGCTCGCCGTTATCGAATGGAGTGGTGAGAGCATTCGAAGGATGATAAAAAATATAATGGCCAAAACAACGATATCGGCGATAACAAGGACATTGAGTATCCACCCCTCTTTCTGAGCCCTCTGAAGTGTTATATCGCGCAAATAGATATCATCGTCGAAGTAGCGGATATGGAGAATATAATCCCCCTCATCCGCCTTTAGGATTTCCAATAATCCAAAGGTGTGCGATTGGCGCAACATAACCAGTTTCGAATCCACAGGAGATATCTTGACCAAATTCAGGCTCCGAAATCTGTCGTTAAGCTCATCGGCGGTTGACGTTGCCATCCAACTAAATATTTTTCGTCCGTCAAGGAGATATTTTTGTAGAACGACCGATTCGTATTTTTGGGTATTGATCGTATCGATTTTGTACCCTATCCCGACCATCAGAGCCAGACTGATCAAAAATAATACGGTGATTTTTGTAAAAATAGACATACGTTACCCCGTAAATTTATAGCCGATACCCCATACCGATTTGATATAGCGGGGCTCTTTGGCATCGTCACCGATTTTGAGGCGAATATTGCTGATGTGCATATCGACGGTGCGATGCTTCATCTCATCTTCAAGCCCTAAAGAACCGATGATCTGATCGCGTGAGAGGTTTTTACCGCGATTTTTAATCAGAAGTATAAATATATCGAACTCGATCCGCGTCAAGTCGATCGGATACCCCTCCATCATCACTGTCTTATTGGTTTCGTCAATCGTAAAATCGGATACGACGAGCTCATTTTTACGCCCGTAGCGGCGCAATACCGCCTCGATGCGAAGGACAAGCTCGCGAGGCTCATAGGGCTTGTCAAGATAATCATCGGCTCCTAAATCGTAGCCGTATATTTTGTTTCCGATATCGGTGCGGGCGGATGAGATAATGATGGGAATATCCAACTGAGATTTAATCATCTTTGCCACATCGAATCCGTCCATCCCCGGCAGCATCAGATCCAATACGACGATGTCAAACGGTTCTTTCTCCACCAGCAGCCGATCAAGCGCTTTTTTCGGATCGGCATATCCGGCTGTTTCAAATCCGTACGATTTCAAAAAAGAGATAATCAATTCCTGAAGCGAAAGATCGTCTTCGATCAACAATACCTTTCTACTCAATGTCCCACTCCTTTATATGGGCGATAAAGCGCCGTTTTTGCTCAGAAGTCAAAATAGTATGAAGCCGCTCGAATAACCGGGTACGAATCTCTACGGAAGCTTTCTCCCTCTCCAGGTTTTTAGCCCGGAACATCTCCGCATCGAACGTCGGATTCAAAAACAAGGCATTAAGTTCTTCTTGGGTTTTCTCGCTTTGATGATGA contains:
- a CDS encoding Spy/CpxP family protein refolding chaperone encodes the protein MKRIVFVLTLMFLIGMNPLYADDHRLPMDLHDLGLNKQQHRAVEEAMKEYQHSYRRYHHQSEKTQEELNALFLNPTFDAEMFRAKNLEREKASVEIRTRLFERLHTILTSEQKRRFIAHIKEWDIE
- a CDS encoding AsmA-like C-terminal domain-containing protein, which encodes MKDIIITKIIPKTHKSILLFLVFTFFLGFFTFVALLEGFSIDHLKLGKVKVEKLYLKWDNSLQIKASKIDLSGLKNSDEPFTLKPLSKLPRYIRWTEKWVESIQIDIIKYDDNVASLFYRKGEVGTLSVGDESNRTQGTFELNERDFAVTLPSYALKNGIFSTKLHINLLNQHLNAAIMANFPQTPRLTLNISGDSDLLSFSLFADNSLTTLKPLIDFFNLDPEITPWIVDYAKASSLHLKRLHGTCHYDTPEELIETLTADATVIDASYTFAQGFEPIRSPQIDLNFRKGKLYIFPKNGTFYTLPTEQSHVIIDFMTPHTMLDAYIRTQHAKLNDPILSLLTFYDIHLPIKQQKGECAVDLNLSINLHSLDTTGKGEFIPTASEILLDKILLNTENGIVKVNRNHVTFENFIAHYGNDVAHANVTGEYDTKKERGVVSINAYAVSPVKGSLSLFDSKEPLRVAYVIAPDGDTLNVEKSHWNLLGEKLTIEGFRAPFDYHRAYTAINSVPFILSDSVKGKINAAFDGTKKLSDIKVRLNEFKLGEVKLNQSQFDVDLHYSDEMLKLRISSASAWSIHQLPLLVSPFSAILKNDLITFDQIETVLGDLFKGNFTGTYRMNTHKGTIRLSNMIPISPKLTPIIESKESINLIVDATSDPIQIDAPELKAHFSTISTGWKILLNDISLISKKSPILRRYNINNGYLNLYYTGESSRFLFNGEIDYLYPLMVVNNLPIEHYKFSGSHQNDVTQIRVNDRLTITHSPENIYIRANNTGLNMPVLFKFLSAHTEESDVSSSDDASKPINIHATNSYLYLMKDRKIVTDTLDATLNNDNFDASLQHMNGSATLKIRNNLFSINGKGFNDKFMEHLFALSDFSGGTFAFEAKGKTDSFDGLMRVENTILKDYKVLNNVLAFVNTVPSLATFSLPTYNSKGLPVNEGYAHFAYQKGIVSVDNFTLNSPEIKITGNAQANFNANQLDGVLTLKTDLGSKLGKVPMVGYILLGEDGSLSTTLTLSGKLDDPKISTAIAKEIVTAPFNILRRTLVYPFLWMLDDKNKK
- a CDS encoding response regulator transcription factor, with product MSRKVLLIEDDLSLQELIISFLKSYGFETAGYADPKKALDRLLVEKEPFDIVVLDLMLPGMDGFDVAKMIKSQLDIPIIISSARTDIGNKIYGYDLGADDYLDKPYEPRELVLRIEAVLRRYGRKNELVVSDFTIDETNKTVMMEGYPIDLTRIEFDIFILLIKNRGKNLSRDQIIGSLGLEDEMKHRTVDMHISNIRLKIGDDAKEPRYIKSVWGIGYKFTG
- the mltG gene encoding endolytic transglycosylase MltG — protein: MIISFMTYLFSTVTSPKIVYIPKGSVFKSISHLQNEGVNVYKIDAFILRLLGKPQQGWIDIKDENMTRIGYLYRLTTAKAVSRAVTLIPGETTEIFLQQLAKELSLDLNKLREAYDEHARLKEGNFVPETYSIPNEFSEEKLIVHLLNESDRIMKKIASENLLQPDSEKWLQIVTKASVIQKEASSVGDMPYVSSVIDNRIKKGMRLQMDGTLNYGEFSHQKVTARRIRTDTSPYNTYKNKGLPQYPVCNVSKEAIAAALHPAHTDYLYFVRGKDGEHVYSSYFSTHHKNIVNATK
- a CDS encoding ArsS family sensor histidine kinase yields the protein MSIFTKITVLFLISLALMVGIGYKIDTINTQKYESVVLQKYLLDGRKIFSWMATSTADELNDRFRSLNLVKISPVDSKLVMLRQSHTFGLLEILKADEGDYILHIRYFDDDIYLRDITLQRAQKEGWILNVLVIADIVVLAIIFFIILRMLSPLHSITASMRRFAQGEYRSRSPIHSRDEIGEVARSYNEMAQTIENLIRSRQELLRDVGHELRTPIARGMFALEQLEESNIRDSLKHSFKELEQLTQELLEIEKLQATDSIQSESFSAETLVMEALSKLYLIDESNIEVRIEENFSITGDLQYLSLALKNLLDNALKYADRLPIRLEAASKSINIYNHGDPLEKEFSYFLTPFTRQESSRTTDGFGLGLNIVSKIVAKHGFLLSYRYENEEHCFSITVQ